The following coding sequences are from one Humulus lupulus chromosome X, drHumLupu1.1, whole genome shotgun sequence window:
- the LOC133804298 gene encoding vacuolar protein sorting 38-like codes for MRQQYMVSQVALLYPVKISAGATQDQELESFPNSSKLGLSAGSKPVNPGSLTILGLQLTMIPFKTMSLFSDKKEAQKTSSALGYVGHAVLLIASYLKVPLPRFGGSRSYIIETLCRRALFSCQ; via the exons ATGAGACAGCAGTATATGGTGTCACAAGTTGCATTGCTCTATCCTGTAAAAATCTCTGCAGGAGCTACACAGGACCAAGAGCTTGAATCATTTCCTAACAGTAGCAAATTAG GGCTTTCTGCTGGATCTAAGCCTGTGAATCCTGGATCTTTGACAATTTTGGGTCTGCAGTTGACAATGATTCCCTTTAAAACGATGTCTCTTTTCTCAGACAAGAAAGAGGCTCAGAAGACTTCAAGTGCTCTGGGATATGTTGGTCAT GCTGTTCTACTTATAGCTTCGTACTTGAAAGTTCCACTACCGCGCTTTGGTGGCTCTCGTTCATATATTATTGAGACATTGTGTAGACGTGCACTTTTTTCTTGTCAATGA